A region from the Lentimonas sp. CC4 genome encodes:
- a CDS encoding VTT domain-containing protein: MSESAKDPHTNCLGKDFVELKPDQNYWQKAQTDKGAFIVDGASYYKAFREAIMQAERTVCILAWDLMGDVELIRDASHDDSLPTSLVDFIYEVVEQKPELEVYILLWDYSMVYLVERDWIPFTRFRQEPHPRIKLETDAAINIGASHHQKVVVIDGDFAFCGGMDISAWRWDTAAHLPEDTRRVTAKGESYQPYHDIHAAISGPAANKLDDLCRERWQRATQQAAPWPKVEQSSKVWPESLEPDFDQANTVFALTYSGYKDYPEVTQIEQLHLDMIASAERYIYIENQYLSSHAITDALIKRLKQDDGPEVTILLTQDTGGWLEEGTLGLLRCRLLEKLVAADTHKRFGAYYPHVRDADGNESQIYVHAKALICDDRVVMIGSANLSNRSMKVDSEIMMALGLGQASNAAPELLRRLLAMHLATDADEVDRVLENKGSINQTIEALNEGSMHQLRKLSIGCSGPFTRKLADTQLLDPDDPIDPGYWVNKAMTASDTDSDHSTLKRRIMIGCAVVAVFLVGLGLKEAWGSVIDKDSVETFFETLNQSAWTLPLLFIIFFLAGLAAISINLLLVSATLVIGPWAALGCGFIGSILSAIAAFYIGARAGQPVLEKLFADRLQKLSKQIQNRGIFSVALLRVVPIAPFVVINLVAGISKMKLRTFVAGSCLGMLPGMAGVVFVTHQAKGAYTDPSWQTWLYLVLGIAALIGLSIAAKKWFK, from the coding sequence ATGAGCGAATCCGCTAAAGACCCTCACACAAATTGTTTAGGCAAAGACTTTGTCGAGCTGAAACCTGACCAGAATTACTGGCAAAAGGCGCAGACTGATAAAGGTGCCTTTATCGTCGATGGTGCGAGCTATTATAAAGCCTTCCGCGAAGCCATTATGCAAGCCGAGCGCACTGTCTGCATACTTGCATGGGACTTGATGGGAGATGTGGAATTGATTCGTGACGCGTCTCACGATGACTCTCTGCCAACGTCGCTTGTCGATTTTATTTACGAGGTGGTAGAGCAAAAGCCTGAGCTGGAGGTCTATATTTTACTTTGGGACTACTCGATGGTCTATTTGGTGGAGCGCGATTGGATCCCATTCACTCGCTTTCGTCAGGAGCCGCACCCGCGTATAAAATTGGAGACAGATGCTGCGATTAACATTGGCGCATCACACCACCAGAAAGTGGTCGTGATCGACGGGGACTTTGCCTTCTGCGGGGGAATGGACATCAGTGCGTGGCGTTGGGATACGGCCGCACACCTGCCTGAGGACACACGTCGGGTAACAGCCAAGGGTGAGTCGTATCAACCTTACCATGACATTCATGCAGCTATCTCTGGTCCGGCAGCTAATAAACTCGATGACCTCTGCCGTGAGCGTTGGCAACGGGCGACACAGCAAGCTGCACCATGGCCTAAAGTGGAACAGTCGAGCAAGGTGTGGCCGGAATCACTAGAGCCTGATTTCGATCAAGCGAATACGGTCTTCGCTTTGACATACTCAGGGTATAAAGACTATCCCGAGGTCACTCAAATCGAGCAATTACATCTCGATATGATCGCATCGGCGGAGCGTTATATTTATATAGAGAATCAGTATCTCTCCTCGCATGCCATTACAGATGCGCTGATTAAAAGGCTTAAACAAGACGATGGCCCTGAGGTGACGATCCTATTAACGCAAGATACCGGCGGTTGGCTAGAAGAGGGGACGCTCGGGCTCTTACGCTGCCGACTCTTGGAGAAGCTGGTCGCAGCGGATACGCATAAACGATTTGGTGCGTATTATCCGCATGTGCGGGATGCAGATGGCAATGAAAGCCAAATCTATGTGCATGCGAAGGCATTGATCTGTGACGACCGAGTGGTAATGATTGGCTCGGCCAATTTGAGTAACCGATCCATGAAAGTGGATTCCGAGATTATGATGGCGCTCGGCTTAGGCCAGGCCTCTAATGCGGCTCCCGAACTGTTGCGCCGCCTGCTCGCGATGCATTTGGCTACAGACGCTGATGAAGTGGATCGCGTGCTCGAAAACAAAGGTTCGATCAATCAAACGATCGAGGCCCTCAATGAAGGCAGCATGCACCAGTTGCGAAAGCTGAGCATTGGTTGCTCAGGGCCGTTCACTCGCAAATTGGCTGATACTCAACTGTTGGATCCGGACGATCCGATTGATCCCGGCTATTGGGTCAACAAAGCGATGACTGCCTCCGACACGGATAGCGACCACTCGACACTGAAGCGTCGCATCATGATTGGCTGTGCAGTTGTCGCAGTCTTCCTCGTTGGGCTAGGGTTGAAAGAAGCGTGGGGCAGTGTGATCGATAAAGATTCTGTTGAGACTTTCTTTGAAACTCTAAATCAGAGTGCTTGGACGTTGCCGTTGCTGTTTATCATTTTCTTCCTTGCTGGGCTTGCGGCGATATCGATCAACCTGCTGTTGGTGTCCGCGACCCTAGTGATCGGGCCATGGGCGGCGCTCGGGTGTGGTTTCATCGGATCCATACTCAGTGCTATTGCAGCGTTCTATATCGGTGCTCGAGCGGGGCAACCTGTGCTTGAGAAGTTGTTTGCCGATCGGTTGCAGAAACTGAGTAAGCAGATTCAAAACCGTGGTATTTTCTCGGTGGCGCTATTACGGGTGGTGCCCATTGCGCCCTTTGTTGTGATCAATCTCGTGGCTGGTATCTCCAAGATGAAGCTGCGCACCTTCGTGGCGGGATCCTGCCTCGGCATGCTACCTGGCATGGCAGGGGTGGTCTTTGTGACGCATCAAGCAAAGGGCGCTTACACCGACCCGAGTTGGCAGACTTGGCTCTACCTCGTTCTGGGAATTGCAGCCCTAATTGGGCTCAGTATTGCAGCCAAGAAGTGGTTTAAGTAA
- a CDS encoding type II toxin-antitoxin system VapC family toxin: MKLCDVNVLIYAHRPDSIEEHAAYADFITQMAIGDEAYGLSEAVLTGFVRIVTNRKIFKDPTPIETALAFCDNLRKRPQACVLRPGARNWEIFQKLCVELPARGKLVADAWHGALAIEYDCEWISTDSDFARFKGLRWKHPLTLKE; the protein is encoded by the coding sequence ATGAAGCTCTGTGATGTCAACGTTCTGATTTATGCCCATCGGCCTGATTCGATTGAAGAGCACGCGGCCTATGCTGATTTTATAACTCAAATGGCGATTGGTGATGAGGCATATGGGCTCTCCGAGGCCGTGCTGACTGGCTTCGTTCGGATCGTGACAAATCGAAAGATCTTCAAAGACCCGACTCCAATTGAGACGGCTTTGGCGTTTTGTGATAATCTACGCAAACGTCCGCAGGCCTGCGTCTTGCGCCCGGGGGCGCGGAATTGGGAGATTTTTCAGAAGCTTTGTGTGGAGTTGCCGGCACGTGGGAAATTGGTGGCCGATGCGTGGCATGGCGCACTCGCGATTGAATATGATTGCGAATGGATATCCACTGACAGCGACTTTGCTCGATTCAAAGGCCTACGTTGGAAGCATCCTTTAACTTTAAAAGAGTAG
- the atpC gene encoding ATP synthase F1 subunit epsilon, with the protein MLKLEIITPDAVVLTTEADQVVLPTESGEAGILTGHIPMVTKIVAGELKVIKGSGAEFIAVDHGFAKVIGNTISVLTEAAVDVKDIDLADVESAQARAEEALRVAATEGHDPDEVEKLESNIQFLIAQKLSKGRRR; encoded by the coding sequence ATGCTTAAACTCGAAATCATCACGCCTGACGCAGTTGTCCTTACAACCGAAGCCGATCAGGTCGTATTGCCGACTGAGTCGGGCGAGGCAGGTATCTTGACTGGTCACATTCCAATGGTTACCAAAATCGTCGCTGGCGAATTGAAGGTAATCAAAGGTTCTGGGGCTGAGTTCATCGCTGTAGACCATGGCTTCGCCAAGGTGATCGGTAATACCATCTCTGTTCTCACTGAAGCGGCCGTCGACGTAAAAGACATCGACCTAGCCGACGTTGAGTCCGCTCAAGCACGTGCCGAAGAAGCACTTCGTGTCGCAGCGACCGAAGGTCACGATCCAGACGAGGTCGAGAAGCTTGAATCGAATATTCAGTTCTTGATTGCTCAGAAGCTCTCCAAAGGCCGTCGTCGCTAA
- the atpD gene encoding F0F1 ATP synthase subunit beta: MSKNGKIVQVIGAVVDAAFPQDSVPEIFDAITIDYSIGGVDKHLTLEVQQHLGDGRVRAVAMTSTDGLVRGMDVVGTGSSISVPVGEAVLGRIFNVTGDTVDERGPVGTDERRSIHRLPPALVDQATDAEILETGIKVIDLICPFTKGGKVGAFGGAGVGKTVVIMELINNIAKAHGGYSVFAGVGERSREGNDLYHEMSDAGVINQEDLSQSKVALVYGQMNEPPGARMRVALSGLTMAEYFRDEKNQDVLLFVDNIFRFSQAGAEVSALLGRSPSAVGYQPTLSQEMGNLQERITSTKKGSITSFQAVYVPADDLTDPAPANTFAHLDSTIVLERSIAELGIYPAVDPLASISNALDPAIVGEEHYKCARGVQDVLQRYKDLQDIIAILGLDELSPEDKQTVYRARKVQKFLSQPFHVAEVFTGTPGEYVSTADTIKGFQMILNGECDDLAENDLYMKGGIDMAIEANKKG, from the coding sequence ATGAGCAAAAACGGTAAAATCGTCCAAGTCATCGGCGCCGTCGTCGACGCTGCCTTCCCGCAAGACAGCGTCCCCGAAATTTTCGACGCTATCACAATCGATTACAGCATCGGAGGCGTTGATAAGCACCTCACACTCGAAGTGCAGCAGCACCTCGGTGACGGTCGCGTTCGCGCTGTTGCGATGACATCCACTGACGGTCTTGTCCGCGGCATGGATGTTGTTGGCACCGGTTCTTCGATCTCGGTTCCTGTCGGTGAGGCTGTTCTAGGCCGCATCTTCAACGTCACAGGTGACACTGTTGACGAGCGTGGTCCAGTTGGCACAGACGAGCGTCGCTCGATCCACCGCCTACCGCCCGCCTTGGTTGACCAAGCAACCGATGCCGAGATCCTCGAGACCGGTATCAAGGTCATCGACCTGATCTGCCCATTCACTAAGGGTGGTAAAGTTGGCGCTTTCGGTGGTGCGGGTGTTGGTAAGACCGTTGTCATCATGGAGCTGATCAACAACATCGCTAAGGCGCACGGTGGTTACTCCGTATTCGCTGGTGTGGGTGAGCGTTCTCGTGAGGGTAATGACCTTTACCACGAAATGTCTGACGCAGGCGTCATCAACCAAGAAGACCTCAGCCAATCCAAAGTGGCACTGGTCTATGGTCAAATGAACGAGCCTCCTGGTGCACGTATGCGTGTTGCGTTGTCCGGTCTGACTATGGCCGAATACTTCCGCGACGAGAAGAACCAGGACGTGTTGCTCTTCGTTGATAACATTTTCCGTTTCTCCCAAGCGGGTGCCGAGGTGTCCGCACTTCTAGGTCGTTCACCATCTGCGGTGGGTTACCAACCAACACTTTCTCAGGAAATGGGTAACCTTCAGGAGCGTATTACCTCCACTAAGAAGGGTTCGATTACATCCTTCCAAGCGGTCTACGTCCCTGCGGATGACTTGACTGACCCTGCGCCGGCTAACACCTTCGCTCACTTGGACTCCACCATCGTTCTTGAGCGTTCGATCGCTGAGCTTGGTATCTACCCTGCGGTGGATCCTCTTGCTTCGATCTCCAACGCACTTGACCCAGCGATCGTTGGCGAAGAGCACTACAAGTGTGCTCGTGGTGTGCAGGACGTGCTTCAGCGCTACAAGGACCTACAAGACATCATCGCGATTCTTGGTCTGGACGAGCTTTCTCCTGAAGATAAGCAGACTGTTTACCGTGCACGTAAGGTTCAAAAGTTCCTTTCTCAGCCATTCCACGTTGCGGAAGTCTTCACTGGCACACCTGGTGAATACGTTTCCACTGCAGACACCATTAAGGGCTTCCAAATGATCCTTAACGGTGAGTGTGATGACCTTGCAGAGAACGACCTTTACATGAAGGGCGGCATCGACATGGCGATTGAAGCCAACAAGAAGGGGTAG
- the atpG gene encoding ATP synthase F1 subunit gamma codes for MANLRDIRRRIKSVKNTRQITRAMQLVSSSKMKRAQDAAIAGRPYALLLADLLDTVGEKLNLTGVTISHPFFEKREVKTRGILVLSTDKGLCGALNSNLFRKITEEIKGAAKFVAVGRKATQFVSRSKRDLVADFTISDKAEFSELRPMLKLLIDAYKKGEVDTIEVAYPRFVNVMVQEPMIRSLLPIVDLQEVLDSLKERFADLTSLDARSDTREMVFEPSAEAVLEALPELYVKVIIHQMVLESRAAEYSARMVAMKAATDNATTLVDDLTLDYNKARQAAITQEILEIAASASAQ; via the coding sequence ATGGCTAATCTTCGCGACATCCGCCGCCGCATCAAGTCGGTTAAAAATACCCGGCAGATCACGCGTGCGATGCAGCTGGTTTCGTCCTCCAAGATGAAACGAGCTCAGGACGCCGCAATCGCCGGTCGTCCCTACGCACTGCTGCTTGCTGATCTGCTTGATACAGTCGGTGAAAAACTCAACCTGACTGGTGTTACCATCTCGCATCCCTTCTTCGAGAAGCGCGAGGTCAAGACACGTGGTATCTTAGTGCTTTCCACTGACAAGGGCCTTTGTGGCGCTCTAAACTCTAATCTGTTCCGTAAGATCACAGAAGAGATCAAAGGAGCGGCGAAGTTCGTCGCTGTGGGCCGTAAAGCGACTCAGTTCGTTTCTCGCTCGAAGCGCGACCTCGTAGCTGATTTCACCATTTCCGATAAGGCTGAGTTCTCTGAACTACGCCCCATGCTGAAGCTGCTGATTGATGCCTACAAGAAGGGTGAAGTGGACACGATCGAAGTCGCTTACCCGCGCTTTGTGAACGTCATGGTTCAAGAGCCAATGATTCGCTCACTCCTGCCAATCGTTGATTTGCAGGAAGTGCTTGATAGCTTGAAGGAGCGCTTTGCTGACCTCACATCGCTTGATGCACGGAGTGACACTCGTGAAATGGTATTCGAGCCTTCTGCCGAAGCCGTGCTTGAGGCATTGCCTGAGCTCTACGTCAAAGTCATCATTCACCAGATGGTGCTGGAAAGCCGCGCAGCGGAATACAGTGCACGTATGGTGGCCATGAAGGCTGCTACAGATAACGCGACGACTCTCGTCGACGATCTTACTCTTGATTACAACAAGGCCCGTCAGGCTGCGATTACTCAAGAAATCCTTGAAATCGCCGCTTCCGCATCGGCTCAATAG
- the atpA gene encoding F0F1 ATP synthase subunit alpha, with protein sequence MSSIVEQIEKEIASFEAGAVKSNTGKIVSIADGVAKLEGLSGLMYNEMIDFGQGVFGIALNLEEDEVGCVILGDYSKLKEGDEATTTGKLLSVPVGKGLLGRVVDAIGNPIDGKGPVDATEIYPVDQQAPGIIPRKSVDQPMQTGIMSIDSMIPIGRGQRELIIGDRSTGKTTIAIDTIINQAKTNNQHRNEDGSFPEDFRPVYSIYVAVGQKNSNIARTINVLEKAGAMEYTIIVSASAGDNPANQYIAPFSGASMGEYFMNNGMDALIVYDDLSKQAVAYRQISLVLKRPSGREAYPGDVFYLHSRLLERSARVNEDNGGGSLTALPIIETQAGDVSAYIPTNVISITDGQVFLETDLFNQGIRPAVSVGLSVSRVGSAAQIKAIKKVAGKVKLQLAQFRELAAFAQFGSDLDAKTKSQLERGARVVELFKQTAFNPIPVEVQSSLIWAVQNGFFDKIEVAKIVEATTSLREFFETRGKKVMDTIRSEKAISEASEAGIKSAVEEWLAGFSA encoded by the coding sequence ATGAGCTCAATCGTTGAACAAATCGAAAAAGAAATCGCCAGCTTCGAAGCTGGTGCCGTCAAATCCAATACCGGTAAAATCGTATCCATCGCTGATGGTGTCGCCAAGCTCGAGGGCTTGTCCGGTCTTATGTATAACGAAATGATCGATTTCGGTCAGGGCGTCTTCGGGATCGCCTTGAATCTGGAAGAAGACGAAGTCGGTTGTGTTATCTTGGGTGACTACTCCAAGTTGAAGGAAGGCGACGAAGCCACCACAACTGGTAAACTACTTTCCGTTCCTGTCGGCAAAGGCCTCCTAGGTCGTGTCGTGGATGCAATTGGTAACCCAATCGATGGCAAAGGCCCAGTCGATGCGACAGAGATCTACCCTGTTGACCAACAAGCACCAGGCATCATCCCACGTAAGTCGGTGGATCAGCCAATGCAGACGGGTATCATGTCCATTGACTCGATGATCCCCATTGGCCGTGGCCAACGTGAGCTCATCATTGGTGACCGTTCGACTGGTAAGACAACCATCGCGATTGATACGATCATCAATCAAGCGAAGACCAACAACCAGCACCGCAACGAAGACGGCAGCTTCCCAGAAGACTTCCGCCCGGTTTACTCCATCTACGTAGCCGTCGGTCAAAAGAACTCTAACATCGCCCGCACAATCAACGTGCTCGAAAAAGCGGGCGCGATGGAATACACAATTATCGTTTCCGCTTCTGCTGGAGACAATCCTGCCAATCAATACATCGCGCCGTTCTCCGGTGCGTCGATGGGTGAATATTTCATGAACAATGGCATGGATGCGCTCATCGTATATGATGATCTTTCCAAGCAAGCGGTTGCGTATCGTCAAATTTCCTTGGTCCTGAAGCGCCCATCTGGTCGTGAAGCGTATCCGGGTGATGTTTTCTACCTTCACTCTCGCTTGCTCGAGCGTTCGGCACGTGTGAACGAGGACAATGGTGGTGGTTCGCTTACAGCGCTGCCAATCATTGAAACTCAAGCAGGTGACGTGTCCGCTTACATTCCTACCAATGTGATTTCGATTACAGACGGTCAGGTCTTCCTCGAAACTGACTTGTTCAATCAAGGTATCCGCCCAGCGGTATCGGTTGGTCTCTCCGTTTCTCGTGTGGGTTCTGCTGCGCAGATCAAGGCGATCAAGAAGGTGGCTGGTAAGGTGAAGCTTCAACTCGCACAGTTCCGTGAGTTGGCTGCGTTCGCTCAGTTCGGTTCCGACCTCGATGCGAAGACCAAGTCTCAGCTTGAGCGTGGTGCACGTGTGGTTGAGCTCTTCAAGCAGACTGCATTCAACCCGATCCCAGTCGAAGTTCAGTCGTCACTGATTTGGGCGGTTCAAAACGGTTTCTTCGATAAGATCGAGGTGGCTAAGATTGTTGAAGCGACTACTAGCCTCCGTGAGTTCTTCGAAACTCGTGGTAAGAAGGTCATGGACACCATCCGTTCTGAAAAAGCAATTAGTGAAGCATCTGAAGCTGGCATCAAGTCCGCTGTTGAAGAGTGGCTCGCTGGTTTCTCTGCTTAG
- a CDS encoding F0F1 ATP synthase subunit delta, which produces MKRDKKIIQFAKKLVELSKDNGVVTEAKIGEVLAGLKQAKHRQHLTVLKNYLTFVRREVALQTAVVSTPDALSADTLKAIEAKYTKIYGRTITATIQKDTSLIAGVRVRVGDDVYDASVAGRLQRLAENVT; this is translated from the coding sequence ATGAAACGCGATAAAAAGATCATCCAGTTTGCCAAGAAGCTCGTTGAGCTATCGAAGGACAATGGTGTCGTAACAGAAGCAAAAATCGGTGAAGTGCTTGCTGGTTTGAAGCAAGCTAAGCATCGCCAACATCTTACGGTTCTCAAGAACTACCTTACCTTTGTTCGCCGCGAAGTCGCGCTGCAGACCGCCGTCGTTTCGACGCCGGATGCTCTGAGTGCCGATACGCTCAAGGCGATCGAAGCAAAATATACAAAAATTTATGGCCGCACGATTACTGCGACCATTCAAAAAGATACTTCCCTTATTGCTGGTGTGCGTGTGCGCGTCGGCGACGATGTGTATGATGCGTCCGTTGCTGGTCGTCTTCAACGCCTCGCCGAGAATGTCACCTAA
- the atpF gene encoding F0F1 ATP synthase subunit B encodes MKAIFTTLLLALSLPLGLVAAEDAHAASHDAAVHAVTSLPAHPTAHEIVEHAEDVLEHAEDVAHADESKLTMITEKFGVDWPTLIAQMINFILVAFILYKFAVKPIAATLDERQQKIADGLQYAEEMKTQLAAAERERAEKIKAAAVDAQKILTESREQSKEMIEQKTQEAAAQAEAIIRKASEATELERQKMLSDVRQEVARLVVATSAKVLSRDLSDTEKNTFSESAATELANS; translated from the coding sequence ATGAAGGCCATTTTCACCACACTGCTACTAGCACTCTCTTTACCGCTCGGTCTCGTAGCCGCTGAAGATGCACACGCTGCTTCGCACGACGCTGCCGTCCACGCAGTCACCAGTCTGCCAGCACATCCAACTGCACACGAAATCGTAGAACACGCTGAAGACGTGCTCGAGCATGCAGAAGACGTTGCGCATGCCGATGAGAGCAAGTTGACGATGATCACCGAAAAATTCGGTGTGGATTGGCCAACGTTGATCGCTCAGATGATCAACTTCATCTTGGTCGCTTTCATCCTCTATAAATTTGCTGTTAAGCCAATCGCTGCGACGCTCGACGAGCGCCAACAGAAGATTGCTGACGGCCTTCAGTATGCTGAAGAAATGAAGACACAGCTTGCAGCTGCTGAGCGCGAGCGCGCTGAGAAGATTAAAGCAGCCGCTGTGGATGCTCAAAAGATCCTGACTGAGTCCCGTGAACAGTCGAAGGAGATGATCGAGCAAAAGACACAAGAAGCCGCTGCTCAAGCTGAAGCGATCATTCGTAAAGCAAGTGAAGCGACTGAGCTTGAGCGCCAAAAGATGCTCTCTGATGTGCGTCAAGAAGTGGCACGCCTCGTTGTTGCTACCTCCGCTAAGGTGCTGTCTCGCGACCTTTCTGATACTGAGAAGAATACTTTCTCAGAGTCTGCTGCCACTGAACTGGCTAACAGCTAA
- a CDS encoding ATP synthase F0 subunit C, with the protein MFSILAEITGNLNIVAAAIAVPIAIGLIGLKACESVGRNPESAPKVLVQSIIAMAFAEAIVFFAIFLG; encoded by the coding sequence ATGTTCTCAATCCTAGCAGAAATCACTGGTAATCTTAACATCGTAGCTGCAGCCATCGCTGTGCCTATCGCAATTGGCCTGATCGGTCTCAAGGCATGTGAGTCTGTCGGTCGTAACCCAGAATCTGCTCCTAAGGTGCTGGTTCAGTCCATCATCGCTATGGCTTTCGCTGAAGCGATCGTGTTCTTCGCGATCTTCCTTGGCTAA
- the atpB gene encoding F0F1 ATP synthase subunit A, whose protein sequence is MNKLLPTFLILSGTVTSLQAAGDGVSPSPYELTEIFGLPVTNTILTTWVISILFILAVRLFVGKPKMIPAKGQAVVESLIDGLRGLLEPIVGKKAFPMTFPLLIGLFLFIVIHNWSGLIPGVGVFGHVDDAGHFSYWMRPANSDLNATLGMALVAMIGWLVISLRVAGLKFFAWELFGNKADKKETPIAVYLMLFPIFIGVGLIEVVSIMFRPVSLSFRLFGNVFGGENLLTSMTGIAPYLIPVPFYLYEVLVGVVQALIFTLLVAIYVGLMTNHEEDHAH, encoded by the coding sequence GTGAACAAATTACTACCAACTTTTCTCATCCTTTCTGGAACAGTAACATCACTGCAAGCTGCGGGTGATGGTGTGAGCCCGTCTCCCTACGAGTTGACGGAGATCTTTGGTCTTCCAGTAACGAATACGATCCTGACCACTTGGGTGATTTCCATCCTGTTTATTTTGGCGGTTCGCTTATTTGTCGGCAAGCCCAAGATGATCCCTGCCAAAGGTCAGGCTGTCGTGGAGTCATTGATCGATGGTTTACGCGGTTTGCTTGAACCGATTGTTGGGAAGAAGGCATTTCCGATGACATTCCCGCTATTGATTGGTTTGTTTTTGTTCATCGTCATTCATAACTGGAGTGGATTGATTCCAGGTGTCGGTGTTTTCGGTCATGTGGATGACGCTGGTCATTTTTCTTATTGGATGCGTCCCGCGAATTCTGATTTGAATGCGACGCTTGGTATGGCCTTGGTTGCGATGATCGGATGGTTGGTCATTAGTCTCCGTGTGGCTGGTCTGAAGTTCTTCGCATGGGAGTTGTTTGGTAACAAGGCCGACAAAAAGGAAACTCCGATTGCAGTGTATCTGATGTTGTTTCCAATTTTCATCGGTGTGGGACTCATTGAAGTCGTTTCGATCATGTTCCGTCCGGTCTCTTTGTCCTTTCGTCTCTTTGGTAATGTGTTCGGTGGCGAAAACTTGCTGACAAGCATGACAGGCATCGCCCCTTACTTGATCCCAGTTCCTTTCTATCTTTACGAAGTCTTGGTCGGTGTGGTTCAAGCACTCATCTTCACACTACTGGTCGCGATTTATGTTGGCCTGATGACCAACCACGAAGAAGACCACGCACACTAA